From the genome of Nicotiana sylvestris chromosome 2, ASM39365v2, whole genome shotgun sequence, one region includes:
- the LOC104218095 gene encoding BTB/POZ domain-containing protein At5g48800-like isoform X2 → MFPLVSRSGRIRRLVAEHRDSDISRIELVSLPGGTESFELAAKFCYGVNFEITAANVAQLCCVSDYLEMSEDYSKNNLGSRAEEYLDSIVCKNLEMCVEVLRQCENLLPLADELKIVSRCIDAVASKACVEQIASSFSRLEYSSSGGRLHMIKQANCELDWWIEDISMLRIDLYQRVITAMKFRGVRPESIAASLVNYAQKELIQKSLSGSNIQEKLVVETIVSLMPVEKFVVPLSFLFGLLRSAVMLDCTVASRLDLERRIGSQLDTATLDDILIPSFRHAGDTLFDVDTVHRILVNFSQQEGDSDDDMEDVSVFESDSPTTTPSQNALFKVSKLVDNYLAEIAPDANLKLSKFIAVAETLPAHARTVHDGLYRAIDVYLKAHQTLADPDKRRLCKLIDFQKLSQEAGAHAAQNERLPLQSIVQVLYFEQLRLRNALFCSYPDDDIKPMHQSWRINSGALSAAMSPKDNYASLRRENRELKLELARMRMRLNDLEKDHVCMKRNMQKSSSRRFMKSFSKRIGKKFNIFGHNFSRDCSSPSSQSERTESKITERT, encoded by the exons ATG TTTCCCCTTGTTTCGAGAAGCGGACGAATCCGGAGGCTAGTAGCAGAGCACAGGGATTCAGATATATCAAGaattgagcttgttagtctaccAGGTGGAACAGAATCATTTGAGCTAGCAGCCAAATTCTGTTATGGTGTCAACTTTGAGATCACAGCAGCAAATGTTGCTCAGCTTTGTTGCGTATCCGATTATCTCGAGATGTCGGAGGACTACTCGAAAAATAATCTTGGTTCAAGAGCTGAAGAATATCTTGACAGCATTGTTTGCAAGAATCTTGAAATGTGTGTTGAAGTCTTGAGACAATGTGAAAACTTACTTCCACTTGCTGATGAGCTGAAAATTGTTAGCCGGTGTATCGATGCTGTAGCCTCGAAAGCTTGTGTCGAGCAAATCGCCTCAAGTTTCTCACGATTAGAGTATAGTAGCTCTGGAGGAAGACTACATATGATTAAACAAGCCAATTGTGAATTGGACTGGTGGATTGAGGATATTTCAATGCTTCGTATCGACTTGTACCAACGCGTCATAACCGCGATGAAGTTTCGTGGGGTTAGGCCTGAGAGTATTGCTGCATCACTAGTGAACTATGCACAAAAAGAGTTGATACAAAAATCCCTTTCTGGTTCAAATATCCAAGAAAAACTCGTGGTTGAGACGATCGTGAGCCTGATGCCTGTTGAAAAATTCGTCGTGCCCTTGAGCTTTCTTTTTGGATTGTTGCGAAGTGCAGTGATGTTAGATTGCACGGTTGCTAGTAGGCTTGATCTCGAGAGGCGGATAGGATCTCAATTGGATACGGCTACCCTGGACGATATTCTGATTCCTTCCTTTCGACATGCTGGTGATACATTGTTTGATGTTGACACAGTGCATAGAATCTTGGTTAACTTTTCACAGCAAGAGGGAGATAGTGATGATGATATGGAAGATGTATCGGTTTTTGAATCCGATAGCCCTACTACGACGCCATCACAAAATGCATTGTTCAAAGTATCAAAGCTGGTTGACAATTACCTAGCTGAAATTGCACCAGATGCAAATCTAAAGCTGAGCAAGTTCATTGCTGTTGCAGAAACATTACCAGCACATGCGCGTACTGTCCATGATGGACTTTATCGAGCAATCGACGTTTACCTCAAG GCTCATCAAACCTTAGCAGATCCAGACAAGAGAAGACTATGCAAATTGATAGATTTCCAAAAGCTCTCACAGGAAGCTGGTGCACACGCTGCACAAAACGAGCGCCTTCCTCTCCAATCCATCGTTCAAGTTCTTTATTTCGAGCAATTGAGGCTACGAAACGCCTTGTTTTGTTCATACCCTGATGATGACATTAAGCCAATGCACCAATCCTGGAGGATCAATAGTGGTGCTCTTAGTGCTGCAATGTCTCCCAAGGACAATTATGCTTCGTTGAGACGAGAAAATAGAGAGCTAAAACTTGAACTAGCGCGGATGAGGATGAGATTAAACGACTTGGAAAAAGACCATGTTTGTATGAAGAGGAATATGCAAAAATCTAGCTCGCGACGATTCATGAAATCATTCTCCAAAAGGATAGGCAAAAAGTTCAATATTTTCGGACATAATTTTTCCAGGGATTGTAGTTCTCCCTCAAGCCAGTCAGAAAGAACTGAATCTAAAATAACTGAAAGAACTTGA
- the LOC104218095 gene encoding BTB/POZ domain-containing protein At5g48800-like isoform X1, producing MDKHHHQLPLTKSTSRQRYNEWVFRDVPSDITIEVDGGIFSLHKFPLVSRSGRIRRLVAEHRDSDISRIELVSLPGGTESFELAAKFCYGVNFEITAANVAQLCCVSDYLEMSEDYSKNNLGSRAEEYLDSIVCKNLEMCVEVLRQCENLLPLADELKIVSRCIDAVASKACVEQIASSFSRLEYSSSGGRLHMIKQANCELDWWIEDISMLRIDLYQRVITAMKFRGVRPESIAASLVNYAQKELIQKSLSGSNIQEKLVVETIVSLMPVEKFVVPLSFLFGLLRSAVMLDCTVASRLDLERRIGSQLDTATLDDILIPSFRHAGDTLFDVDTVHRILVNFSQQEGDSDDDMEDVSVFESDSPTTTPSQNALFKVSKLVDNYLAEIAPDANLKLSKFIAVAETLPAHARTVHDGLYRAIDVYLKAHQTLADPDKRRLCKLIDFQKLSQEAGAHAAQNERLPLQSIVQVLYFEQLRLRNALFCSYPDDDIKPMHQSWRINSGALSAAMSPKDNYASLRRENRELKLELARMRMRLNDLEKDHVCMKRNMQKSSSRRFMKSFSKRIGKKFNIFGHNFSRDCSSPSSQSERTESKITERT from the exons ATGGACAAACACCACCATCAACTACCACTAACCAAGTCTACTTCGAGGCAGCGTTATAACGAATG GGTATTTCGAGATGTTCCTAGTGATATAACAATAGAAGTGGATGGTGGCATATTTTCACTCCACAAG TTTCCCCTTGTTTCGAGAAGCGGACGAATCCGGAGGCTAGTAGCAGAGCACAGGGATTCAGATATATCAAGaattgagcttgttagtctaccAGGTGGAACAGAATCATTTGAGCTAGCAGCCAAATTCTGTTATGGTGTCAACTTTGAGATCACAGCAGCAAATGTTGCTCAGCTTTGTTGCGTATCCGATTATCTCGAGATGTCGGAGGACTACTCGAAAAATAATCTTGGTTCAAGAGCTGAAGAATATCTTGACAGCATTGTTTGCAAGAATCTTGAAATGTGTGTTGAAGTCTTGAGACAATGTGAAAACTTACTTCCACTTGCTGATGAGCTGAAAATTGTTAGCCGGTGTATCGATGCTGTAGCCTCGAAAGCTTGTGTCGAGCAAATCGCCTCAAGTTTCTCACGATTAGAGTATAGTAGCTCTGGAGGAAGACTACATATGATTAAACAAGCCAATTGTGAATTGGACTGGTGGATTGAGGATATTTCAATGCTTCGTATCGACTTGTACCAACGCGTCATAACCGCGATGAAGTTTCGTGGGGTTAGGCCTGAGAGTATTGCTGCATCACTAGTGAACTATGCACAAAAAGAGTTGATACAAAAATCCCTTTCTGGTTCAAATATCCAAGAAAAACTCGTGGTTGAGACGATCGTGAGCCTGATGCCTGTTGAAAAATTCGTCGTGCCCTTGAGCTTTCTTTTTGGATTGTTGCGAAGTGCAGTGATGTTAGATTGCACGGTTGCTAGTAGGCTTGATCTCGAGAGGCGGATAGGATCTCAATTGGATACGGCTACCCTGGACGATATTCTGATTCCTTCCTTTCGACATGCTGGTGATACATTGTTTGATGTTGACACAGTGCATAGAATCTTGGTTAACTTTTCACAGCAAGAGGGAGATAGTGATGATGATATGGAAGATGTATCGGTTTTTGAATCCGATAGCCCTACTACGACGCCATCACAAAATGCATTGTTCAAAGTATCAAAGCTGGTTGACAATTACCTAGCTGAAATTGCACCAGATGCAAATCTAAAGCTGAGCAAGTTCATTGCTGTTGCAGAAACATTACCAGCACATGCGCGTACTGTCCATGATGGACTTTATCGAGCAATCGACGTTTACCTCAAG GCTCATCAAACCTTAGCAGATCCAGACAAGAGAAGACTATGCAAATTGATAGATTTCCAAAAGCTCTCACAGGAAGCTGGTGCACACGCTGCACAAAACGAGCGCCTTCCTCTCCAATCCATCGTTCAAGTTCTTTATTTCGAGCAATTGAGGCTACGAAACGCCTTGTTTTGTTCATACCCTGATGATGACATTAAGCCAATGCACCAATCCTGGAGGATCAATAGTGGTGCTCTTAGTGCTGCAATGTCTCCCAAGGACAATTATGCTTCGTTGAGACGAGAAAATAGAGAGCTAAAACTTGAACTAGCGCGGATGAGGATGAGATTAAACGACTTGGAAAAAGACCATGTTTGTATGAAGAGGAATATGCAAAAATCTAGCTCGCGACGATTCATGAAATCATTCTCCAAAAGGATAGGCAAAAAGTTCAATATTTTCGGACATAATTTTTCCAGGGATTGTAGTTCTCCCTCAAGCCAGTCAGAAAGAACTGAATCTAAAATAACTGAAAGAACTTGA